In Candidatus Krumholzibacteriia bacterium, one genomic interval encodes:
- a CDS encoding glycoside hydrolase family 3 N-terminal domain-containing protein, with protein sequence MHSPWILGFEGPSPSSDFLGLLERVRPCSLILFQDNLPRGARDLPPLRRRLEEAAGQELFLFLDGEGGWIDPLRGKHHWPSPRAQYEAGLEAVEWLHRAMAREARSAGVDALIAPLADIDEGLVNPVIGSRSFGGQVEEVREAVLAAMRGLFAGGQLSVLKHFPGHGESVEDSHLLLPRVPANPLHLEPFRAGIEAGAPAIMTAHIRWGQDPRPATFRQDLLYDLLQKEMGFKGLLITDALEMGGCSSLEPEQRGLEALRAGCHLLTLARWTPGAECMIDELEKESARSKSVQLLREEATLRWEAFLECRPPASALPEEDPEPCIRGVRDSALYGDGRTCHSSDTFAIEFGSLGSWQQEDYLRELSSCSCRVLKKGEPLRSGEIFLYIGRETPSPERIDPARETLLVGPHGWAKDLESCRGSHDPSPRGVLHLLQGNMKEAGRERP encoded by the coding sequence ATGCACTCCCCCTGGATTCTGGGATTTGAGGGGCCCTCTCCCTCTTCGGACTTTCTCGGCCTGCTCGAGAGAGTTCGCCCCTGCTCCCTCATCCTCTTTCAGGACAATCTGCCCCGGGGTGCCCGGGATCTCCCTCCTCTCAGGCGACGGCTTGAAGAGGCGGCCGGGCAGGAACTTTTTCTCTTTCTCGATGGAGAGGGCGGCTGGATCGATCCTCTGCGGGGGAAGCATCATTGGCCCTCTCCCCGCGCGCAGTATGAGGCGGGTCTGGAAGCCGTGGAGTGGCTACATCGGGCCATGGCCCGGGAAGCCCGGTCAGCGGGAGTCGATGCCCTGATCGCTCCCCTTGCGGACATTGACGAGGGCCTTGTGAATCCGGTCATCGGTTCGCGTTCTTTCGGTGGACAGGTTGAGGAAGTCCGGGAGGCCGTTCTGGCGGCCATGAGGGGTCTCTTCGCAGGAGGGCAGCTTTCGGTTCTCAAACACTTTCCCGGGCATGGAGAAAGTGTCGAGGACAGCCATCTGCTGCTGCCCCGGGTTCCCGCGAATCCGCTTCACCTGGAACCCTTTCGAGCGGGAATCGAAGCCGGGGCGCCCGCCATCATGACGGCCCATATTCGTTGGGGACAGGATCCGCGCCCAGCCACCTTTCGACAGGATCTGCTCTACGATCTCCTTCAGAAGGAAATGGGTTTCAAGGGTCTTCTCATCACCGATGCTCTGGAGATGGGGGGCTGTTCCTCCCTGGAGCCGGAGCAGCGGGGGCTGGAAGCACTTCGCGCAGGTTGCCATCTTCTGACCCTTGCCCGCTGGACTCCTGGAGCCGAGTGCATGATTGATGAACTGGAGAAGGAAAGCGCCCGTTCGAAGTCGGTGCAGCTTCTTCGGGAAGAAGCGACCCTTCGCTGGGAGGCCTTTCTTGAGTGTCGCCCGCCTGCTTCTGCGCTGCCGGAAGAAGATCCCGAACCCTGTATCCGCGGAGTCCGGGATTCCGCACTTTATGGCGATGGCAGAACCTGTCATTCAAGCGACACTTTCGCCATTGAGTTTGGATCGCTGGGAAGCTGGCAGCAAGAAGACTACCTTCGTGAACTCTCCTCCTGCTCTTGCCGGGTTCTAAAGAAGGGAGAGCCCTTGAGAAGCGGGGAGATCTTTCTCTATATTGGGCGGGAGACTCCTTCCCCGGAGAGAATCGATCCCGCAAGGGAGACGCTTCTGGTCGGGCCCCATGGATGGGCGAAGGATTTGGAGAGTTGTCGCGGCAGTCATGATCCCAGTCCCCGGGGAGTACTTCATCTGCTGCAGGGAAACATGAAAGAGGCAGGTCGCGAGCGCCCATGA
- a CDS encoding FAD-dependent thymidylate synthase, which produces MKPRVQLIDISADAFNHMVAAARTCYSGNGPVQASDVAEQGPSRDRIARSVYQAGHHTTLQHAQLRFSLEGVSRHFLWSFLHSHPFYNSEQVSQRYVPVKEGNTYRPELKGEAGLIYDQVCKEQVGDYRRLSEMLLEPCLQHYLNRFPARRNQPRSEREALRRAQEIARYLLPLATTAYLHHSISVLTLMRYYRLCRQWDVPEETGFVVSSMVEALLAKEPDFANLLEEPLPLEETPEYLFFQNQGIRDEDIRDFRKSFDASLQGYRSLLLSADPSGETLLADSVREVLGLPPERLSEEEALGLALDPSRNSLWSETLNLSTLNRLARPLYHLRYVFRRKLSHSADSQDQRHRMTPASRPPLLLQENGEPDYETPPLLEEVPEAVNLYRNCMERSWEGIARFRKAGGSREDALYLLPNAKRVRYTESADLLNYRHKSAMRLCFNAQEEIWRLNVEEVEQIGKLQPRVAAALLPPCGHRHQAARRPVCPEGDRYCGVQVWKQSLSDWKRSI; this is translated from the coding sequence ATGAAACCACGAGTCCAACTCATCGACATCTCGGCCGATGCCTTCAACCACATGGTGGCGGCTGCCCGAACCTGCTACTCCGGAAATGGTCCGGTGCAGGCAAGCGATGTCGCCGAGCAGGGACCTTCCAGGGACCGGATTGCCAGAAGCGTCTATCAGGCCGGCCACCACACCACTCTTCAACACGCCCAGCTTCGCTTCTCTCTGGAAGGCGTCAGCCGGCACTTTCTCTGGAGTTTCCTGCACAGCCATCCATTCTACAACTCCGAGCAGGTCAGCCAGCGCTATGTTCCGGTGAAAGAAGGTAACACCTATCGCCCGGAACTGAAGGGCGAGGCTGGACTCATTTATGACCAGGTCTGCAAAGAACAGGTCGGAGATTATCGCCGACTGAGCGAGATGCTTCTCGAGCCCTGCCTGCAGCACTATCTGAACCGCTTTCCCGCCCGCAGAAACCAGCCACGCTCTGAAAGAGAAGCCCTGCGACGGGCGCAGGAGATCGCCCGCTACCTGCTTCCTCTGGCCACCACCGCCTACCTGCACCACAGCATCAGCGTCCTGACCCTCATGCGCTACTACCGGCTCTGTCGTCAGTGGGATGTGCCCGAGGAAACCGGTTTCGTGGTGAGTAGCATGGTGGAAGCACTTCTGGCAAAGGAACCGGATTTTGCCAACTTGCTCGAAGAGCCGCTTCCTCTGGAAGAAACTCCCGAGTATCTCTTCTTCCAGAATCAGGGCATCCGGGATGAGGACATCCGGGATTTCCGCAAGAGCTTCGACGCCTCCCTCCAGGGCTACCGGAGCCTTCTCCTCAGCGCAGACCCTTCGGGAGAAACCCTGCTTGCCGACTCGGTACGAGAAGTGCTGGGCCTTCCCCCCGAACGCCTTTCCGAGGAAGAGGCTCTGGGTCTGGCCCTGGATCCCTCCCGCAATTCTCTCTGGTCAGAAACCCTGAACCTGTCCACGCTCAATCGTCTGGCCCGCCCGCTCTACCATCTGCGCTATGTCTTTCGAAGGAAGCTCAGTCACAGTGCCGACAGTCAGGACCAGCGTCATCGCATGACCCCGGCCAGCCGCCCGCCGCTTCTCCTTCAGGAAAATGGAGAACCCGATTACGAGACTCCCCCGCTCCTGGAAGAAGTGCCGGAGGCGGTGAATCTCTACCGGAATTGCATGGAACGAAGCTGGGAGGGGATCGCCCGTTTCAGAAAAGCGGGAGGAAGCAGGGAAGACGCGCTCTACCTTCTTCCCAATGCAAAGCGGGTTCGCTACACCGAAAGTGCCGACCTTCTCAACTACCGGCACAAGTCGGCCATGCGACTCTGTTTCAATGCCCAGGAAGAAATCTGGCGGCTCAATGTAGAGGAAGTCGAACAGATCGGAAAACTCCAGCCCCGGGTGGCCGCGGCTCTGCTTCCCCCCTGCGGACACCGGCATCAGGCTGCTCGCCGCCCCGTCTGCCCGGAAGGAGACCGATACTGCGGCGTTCAGGTATGGAAGCAGAGCCTGAGCGACTGGAAGCGATCAATCTAG
- a CDS encoding Crp/Fnr family transcriptional regulator, with protein sequence MTLLGALDAREQLKLAVDSTVRSLRRREVLFHPGDQADCICIVLDGKMKISRVSESGKEVILGIMGPGESLGLEIILAEPCTRTLAMALEPSRILRVSREKFQSLVLAKPELLLTLLRITNEQLWNSRENLSRLVFMDVKGRLAALLLELSESGEKSQGCRSLETRITHQDLANLIGSTRETTTATLNQLRREKLIRFEQRNIVISRPGGLETLAAS encoded by the coding sequence ATGACCTTGTTGGGCGCCCTGGATGCCCGCGAGCAACTGAAACTGGCCGTGGATTCGACCGTGAGGAGTCTTCGCCGACGGGAAGTCCTCTTTCATCCGGGCGATCAGGCCGACTGTATCTGTATCGTTCTGGACGGGAAAATGAAGATCAGCCGGGTTTCCGAGTCGGGAAAAGAGGTGATTCTGGGGATCATGGGTCCCGGAGAATCCCTGGGTCTGGAGATCATCCTGGCGGAACCCTGTACGCGGACTCTGGCCATGGCTTTGGAGCCGAGCCGGATCCTCCGGGTCTCGAGGGAGAAGTTCCAGTCTCTCGTGCTGGCCAAACCGGAGCTTCTGCTGACCCTTTTGAGAATCACGAATGAACAGTTGTGGAACTCGCGCGAGAACCTGTCGCGACTGGTCTTCATGGATGTAAAAGGCCGACTGGCGGCCCTTCTTCTGGAGCTCTCGGAGAGTGGGGAGAAGAGCCAGGGATGCCGTTCTTTGGAGACCCGGATTACGCATCAGGATCTCGCGAACCTGATCGGTTCCACCCGGGAGACCACCACGGCCACCCTCAACCAGTTGCGCAGGGAGAAGCTCATTCGCTTTGAGCAGCGCAACATTGTGATCTCCCGTCCCGGCGGCCTGGAGACTCTCGCTGCCAGCTAG
- a CDS encoding (Fe-S)-binding protein, whose translation MTDFHRSFDLLECVSCGLCLEVCPSYEILREEGAGPRGRILLMDLLSRGTRLEEWSRHLEQCVGCLACEAHCPAGVPYASMLDQARRRIRERKPDSGFGHWLERKFLDFLLQPRDVREKGFSRLRWAQRLGLLGLLRILHLERLPSFSLFRGLSFLPQLRSPRARPAEDPQARFLHFPGCIDGLFFPAEEEACLRLLSASGGYRELPDSVCCGAVHRHRGEMSVSRKLAKQNILAFEKEEGPVVSRSSACVAALKDYANWLSGDPAWEDRARAFSERVRDWSEILDPDSFGGEGRPGQSIRAVYDDPCHAIHVQGISEGPRKLLRRLPDLHLVEMAHPERCCGAGGTWFLDQPELSQEMIGWKMKEFEKSGARILITSNPGCRIQWEAVFARRKSPAQVLHPVELLAENLKEKL comes from the coding sequence TTGACTGATTTTCACCGGAGTTTCGATCTGCTGGAATGCGTCTCTTGCGGACTCTGTCTGGAAGTGTGTCCGAGCTACGAAATCCTGCGCGAGGAGGGAGCCGGCCCCCGGGGAAGGATTCTCCTGATGGACCTTCTCTCTCGCGGAACCCGTCTGGAAGAATGGTCTCGGCATCTGGAACAATGTGTGGGCTGCCTTGCCTGTGAGGCACATTGCCCTGCCGGAGTTCCCTATGCCTCCATGCTTGACCAGGCCCGCCGAAGAATCCGGGAGAGAAAGCCGGACAGCGGCTTTGGCCATTGGCTGGAAAGGAAGTTCCTTGATTTTCTGCTTCAGCCCCGGGATGTTCGCGAGAAAGGATTCTCCCGCCTTCGCTGGGCACAGCGGCTCGGGCTTCTGGGCTTGCTGCGAATTCTTCATCTGGAGAGGCTGCCCTCCTTTTCCCTGTTTCGCGGACTCTCTTTCCTCCCGCAGCTTCGGAGCCCCCGCGCCCGTCCGGCAGAGGATCCACAGGCCCGCTTTCTTCATTTTCCCGGTTGCATTGACGGCCTGTTTTTCCCCGCCGAAGAAGAGGCCTGCCTTCGTCTCCTCTCTGCTTCGGGCGGTTATCGGGAGTTGCCGGACTCTGTTTGCTGTGGAGCCGTTCACCGTCATCGGGGGGAGATGAGTGTCAGCCGCAAACTGGCGAAGCAAAACATCCTGGCCTTTGAGAAGGAAGAGGGCCCGGTCGTTTCGCGATCCTCCGCTTGCGTGGCGGCCCTGAAGGACTACGCGAACTGGCTTTCGGGAGATCCGGCCTGGGAGGATCGTGCCCGGGCCTTCTCCGAGCGTGTTCGGGACTGGAGCGAGATCCTTGACCCTGACTCCTTTGGAGGAGAGGGGCGTCCGGGTCAGAGTATAAGGGCCGTCTATGATGACCCCTGTCATGCAATTCATGTCCAGGGGATTTCGGAGGGGCCAAGGAAACTGCTTCGACGCCTCCCCGATCTTCACCTTGTGGAGATGGCTCATCCAGAACGCTGCTGTGGCGCGGGAGGAACCTGGTTTCTTGACCAGCCGGAACTCAGTCAGGAGATGATCGGCTGGAAGATGAAAGAGTTTGAAAAAAGCGGCGCGAGAATCCTGATCACTTCCAATCCAGGTTGCCGCATCCAGTGGGAAGCTGTCTTTGCGCGCAGAAAATCCCCTGCGCAGGTTTTACATCCGGTGGAATTGCTGGCAGAAAACCTAAAGGAGAAGCTATGA
- a CDS encoding CarD family transcriptional regulator, which translates to MSFEKGDHVFFPRHGVGEVIGVSKQKAGGETEQCLGVQFPKQNMSLYIPVDRLDGVRLRKVMGRNKASKVFESLRGRARFNTDRSHKERVRFYQDKFDTGDPLELSDIARDLARLSKKQDLTMDEENLCRNSIDLLSREIAVTRKKMPAEIRQLIEDVIYR; encoded by the coding sequence ATGAGCTTTGAAAAAGGAGACCATGTCTTCTTCCCCCGTCACGGGGTGGGAGAGGTCATCGGCGTGTCGAAACAGAAGGCCGGAGGCGAGACGGAGCAATGCCTGGGCGTTCAATTCCCGAAACAGAATATGTCCCTCTACATTCCGGTGGATCGACTCGATGGAGTCCGGCTTCGGAAGGTGATGGGGCGAAACAAGGCCAGCAAGGTTTTCGAATCCCTCAGGGGCCGCGCCCGCTTCAACACGGACCGCAGTCACAAGGAGCGGGTGCGCTTCTATCAGGACAAATTCGATACCGGAGATCCTCTGGAGCTTTCCGATATTGCCCGCGATCTGGCCCGGCTTTCCAAGAAGCAGGATCTGACCATGGATGAGGAGAACCTCTGCCGTAATTCCATCGACCTGCTTTCCCGTGAAATTGCCGTCACCCGCAAGAAGATGCCTGCAGAGATCCGCCAGCTGATCGAGGATGTCATCTACCGCTAG
- a CDS encoding NAD(P)H-binding protein → MRKRILAIGGHGMLGRPVLRHLLKEGFELRALARNPEKARALLPSSVEIVAGDLKDLDSIARAAEGMDAVYLNLATERPSAPFRPELDGCLQVLKALEGRQDILVARLSALGSSPDENWPNSLQKWQADDALRKSSFPWIIFKPGWFMESLPLFFRRGIFMIPGTGRNPLYWIAGDDLGRHVAAAFRDSSLENRDYNIEGREALSIREAAGRFTKALGKRALKLSIPLSMLGCLARRNEALDDFHRLILHTEQLPEEVQSRETWELLGEPRMSIEDYVEYMLECNDIPRKSF, encoded by the coding sequence ATGAGAAAACGCATTCTGGCCATTGGCGGGCATGGGATGCTCGGCAGGCCGGTTCTTCGTCATTTGCTGAAAGAGGGTTTTGAGCTTCGTGCTCTCGCCCGCAATCCGGAGAAGGCCCGCGCCCTGCTTCCTTCGTCTGTGGAAATCGTAGCGGGAGATCTCAAGGACCTGGATTCCATTGCCCGTGCCGCAGAAGGCATGGATGCCGTCTACCTGAATCTGGCGACCGAGCGGCCTTCGGCACCTTTTCGCCCGGAACTGGACGGATGTCTGCAGGTTCTCAAGGCCCTGGAAGGAAGACAGGACATTCTGGTCGCAAGACTGAGTGCCCTGGGATCCTCTCCCGATGAGAACTGGCCCAACTCCCTGCAGAAGTGGCAGGCGGATGATGCCCTGCGAAAGTCTTCCTTCCCCTGGATCATCTTCAAGCCCGGCTGGTTCATGGAAAGCCTCCCGCTCTTTTTCCGGAGGGGGATCTTCATGATCCCTGGCACGGGGAGGAACCCCCTGTACTGGATTGCAGGAGATGATCTGGGCCGCCATGTTGCTGCGGCCTTCCGGGATTCCTCTCTGGAGAACCGGGACTACAACATCGAGGGCAGGGAGGCCCTGAGCATTCGGGAGGCGGCGGGGCGGTTTACGAAGGCTCTGGGCAAGAGGGCTCTGAAGCTTTCGATTCCTCTTTCGATGCTGGGCTGCCTGGCCCGGCGCAATGAGGCTCTTGATGACTTCCATCGCCTGATCTTGCACACAGAGCAACTCCCGGAGGAAGTGCAAAGCAGGGAAACATGGGAGCTTCTCGGAGAGCCGCGCATGTCAATTGAAGACTATGTGGAGTACATGCTCGAATGCAATGACATACCCCGGAAGAGCTTCTAG
- a CDS encoding FAD-linked oxidase C-terminal domain-containing protein, with translation MSSRRIDPRLRRILAPEDILDSEGDRHLYRHDSQKIHAALPDLILFPRSTSQVMELVVLARESGTALTARGAGTGLSGGAVPRDGGWLLSFTRMRKLLSIDEPSRLAWLQPGMVNRELQELLRPRGLCFAPDPSSQTVSTLGGNFAENAGGPHCLKLGVTSQHVLGLEWVDDCGELHRLGCSSPGGNPLDAVGLFCGSEGTLGLVTALQVKLSRRPECARTLLAPYSSLRQASTAASRILGRGHLPAALEMMDRESIRSVENSPFRAGFPRESEAVLLVELDGFKGEVERESREVSGVLRETGAISLSEAVDEAERKRLWRGRKGAFGAAGRLFRDICVQDICVPVSRLAEATVRVSEAVKEEGLPVACIYHAGDGNLHPNIGYDREDREQLASLDRACEQIMKISVELGGNLSGEHGIGVEKSGWLPLFLSREDREPHLRLKAGLDPQRLFNPGKIFPPEDEGEGTRLAIGLVPALLSPEEPCSFERPETVGSLSHILGAKTRGLLLPTGARFPEELPPLPSSVGLLLSTASLRGIRDFSREDFQVEAFAGTPWTEVQEFLANEGMEIDFPVSHAGERSLGGVIACDEAWPFRSKLSNPRDRLLGLEGLLADGSFFRAGGRSVKNVCAYDLCRLMAGSRGSLSIMTSFRLRCRPVPEERSLLLLEYAKREEAVQIGRMLSSLYDSIAGPLLIPPGLGLSGSWLLAIGMEGRGEGLDELREEIRELLNREQVQCERIWTESRDSEIMKRLRDFPALPGEGERHFLRELRGPVDRLLTLPPYLGSRWILDIEGARLRIEEHSLETKSTGSVSSLMERQAEISRRGAESPSTFTQIPGRSSMERIARSLDPSLRLAPGRWLFD, from the coding sequence ATGAGTAGCCGCCGGATTGATCCCCGCCTGCGCCGGATTCTGGCGCCCGAAGACATTCTGGATTCTGAGGGCGACCGACATCTCTACCGCCATGACAGTCAGAAGATCCACGCGGCCCTTCCCGACCTGATCCTGTTTCCCCGCAGTACATCTCAGGTGATGGAACTCGTCGTGCTGGCTCGCGAGAGCGGCACTGCTCTCACCGCCAGGGGGGCAGGCACCGGGCTTTCCGGCGGTGCTGTTCCCCGCGACGGCGGCTGGCTTCTTTCCTTTACGCGCATGCGGAAGCTCCTCTCCATTGACGAACCGTCTCGTCTGGCCTGGCTGCAACCGGGTATGGTGAACCGGGAACTTCAGGAATTACTTCGACCCCGGGGACTTTGCTTTGCCCCGGATCCCAGCAGTCAGACGGTTTCCACGCTGGGGGGGAACTTCGCAGAAAATGCCGGCGGCCCGCATTGCCTGAAGCTCGGTGTGACGAGCCAGCATGTCCTCGGGCTGGAATGGGTGGATGACTGCGGCGAACTGCATCGACTTGGTTGCAGCAGCCCGGGAGGAAACCCTCTGGATGCAGTGGGTCTGTTCTGCGGGAGTGAGGGAACCCTGGGTCTGGTAACGGCCCTTCAGGTGAAACTCAGCCGAAGGCCGGAATGCGCGAGAACCCTTCTGGCTCCCTACTCTTCCCTTCGACAGGCGAGTACGGCTGCTTCCAGAATCCTCGGGCGAGGACATCTTCCCGCAGCGCTGGAAATGATGGACCGGGAGAGCATTCGATCCGTGGAGAACTCTCCCTTCCGCGCCGGCTTCCCCCGAGAGTCCGAGGCCGTTCTTCTGGTGGAACTTGATGGCTTCAAGGGAGAAGTGGAGCGGGAGAGCCGGGAGGTTTCGGGGGTCCTCCGGGAAACGGGTGCCATTTCCCTGAGCGAGGCGGTGGATGAGGCAGAAAGGAAACGACTCTGGCGAGGGCGAAAGGGTGCCTTTGGTGCTGCGGGTCGTCTCTTTCGGGACATCTGTGTTCAGGACATCTGCGTTCCCGTGAGCCGTCTGGCCGAAGCCACCGTTCGCGTTAGTGAGGCCGTGAAAGAGGAAGGGCTTCCCGTTGCCTGCATCTATCATGCGGGAGACGGCAATCTGCATCCCAACATCGGCTATGACCGGGAGGATCGCGAGCAGTTGGCAAGTCTGGATCGAGCCTGCGAGCAGATCATGAAGATCTCCGTGGAACTGGGTGGCAATCTGAGCGGGGAGCATGGCATTGGAGTGGAAAAGAGCGGCTGGCTGCCGCTGTTTCTGTCCCGGGAAGACCGGGAACCCCATCTTCGCCTGAAAGCGGGGCTGGATCCGCAGAGGCTCTTCAATCCCGGAAAGATTTTCCCCCCCGAAGATGAGGGAGAGGGAACTCGCCTTGCGATCGGACTCGTTCCCGCACTTCTTTCGCCCGAGGAGCCCTGCAGTTTTGAGAGACCGGAGACCGTGGGTAGCCTGTCCCACATTCTCGGCGCTAAGACCCGCGGACTTCTTCTCCCTACAGGGGCTCGATTTCCCGAGGAACTGCCGCCCCTTCCGTCGTCGGTGGGCCTTCTTCTCTCCACAGCCTCTCTTCGGGGAATCCGGGACTTCTCCCGGGAGGACTTTCAGGTGGAAGCCTTTGCCGGGACTCCCTGGACGGAAGTCCAGGAGTTTCTCGCAAACGAGGGAATGGAGATCGACTTCCCGGTGTCACATGCAGGGGAACGAAGTCTCGGCGGGGTCATCGCCTGCGATGAGGCCTGGCCTTTCCGGAGCAAACTGTCGAACCCCCGGGACCGTCTTCTGGGGCTTGAAGGCCTGCTTGCCGATGGCAGTTTCTTTCGCGCGGGGGGGCGGAGCGTCAAGAATGTCTGTGCCTACGATCTTTGCCGCCTGATGGCCGGAAGCCGTGGCTCCCTGTCGATTATGACTTCCTTCCGCCTGCGCTGTCGCCCCGTTCCGGAAGAACGTTCTCTCCTTCTGCTGGAATATGCGAAGCGGGAGGAAGCGGTGCAGATCGGCCGAATGCTTTCTTCTCTCTACGATTCGATTGCCGGTCCTCTTCTGATTCCCCCGGGTCTCGGTCTTTCCGGCTCCTGGCTCCTGGCCATCGGAATGGAAGGGCGCGGCGAAGGTCTTGATGAGTTGAGGGAGGAGATTCGGGAACTGCTGAACAGAGAGCAGGTCCAGTGCGAGCGGATCTGGACGGAGTCCCGGGACTCGGAGATCATGAAGCGACTTCGTGATTTTCCGGCACTGCCCGGGGAGGGCGAGCGGCATTTCCTCCGGGAACTGAGAGGCCCCGTGGATCGTCTTCTCACTCTCCCGCCCTATCTGGGAAGCCGCTGGATTCTCGATATCGAGGGCGCGCGCCTTCGCATCGAAGAGCACAGTCTGGAAACGAAGTCCACGGGATCGGTGAGCAGTCTCATGGAACGCCAGGCGGAGATCAGCCGCCGGGGTGCAGAAAGCCCCTCGACCTTTACCCAGATTCCGGGTCGCTCTTCCATGGAGAGAATTGCCCGCTCCCTGGATCCTTCCCTGCGACTGGCTCCGGGGAGGTGGCTCTTTGACTGA
- a CDS encoding Fic family protein, which translates to MLPEGNQELLAGLKARCSAWPQRLRTVSSVERRWHAAWCNAGIEGNPLSWSKARSFLESEEEAKDLPHNELQGCRLALDFLEDGMDLRMGELRHLHQLISRGQGKSGEFRNHPVEIVRESGPGAGEAVFRPPHHSRVPALMEDLLEQSRRQAEEGMNPFVLAGLFHYEFQSIHPFSDGNGRVGRILTTFLARQGWDSEDFYLAPALRKAGSAYYLALRSVRRDYEEEAGIQSWLEPFLGFCMQALDDEFLPGAWP; encoded by the coding sequence ATGTTGCCCGAAGGTAATCAGGAACTTCTCGCAGGCCTGAAAGCCCGTTGCTCTGCCTGGCCCCAGAGGCTTCGGACTGTCTCTTCTGTCGAGCGTCGCTGGCACGCAGCCTGGTGCAATGCCGGCATCGAGGGCAATCCTCTTTCCTGGTCGAAGGCGAGGAGCTTTCTGGAATCTGAAGAGGAGGCGAAGGATCTTCCTCACAATGAGCTACAAGGCTGTCGCCTGGCTCTGGACTTCCTTGAAGACGGGATGGATCTTCGCATGGGGGAGCTTCGCCACCTTCATCAACTGATTTCCCGGGGGCAAGGGAAGAGCGGAGAGTTTCGAAATCACCCGGTGGAAATCGTTCGGGAGTCGGGACCGGGAGCAGGGGAGGCGGTATTCCGACCTCCTCACCACAGCCGGGTTCCCGCACTGATGGAAGATCTATTGGAGCAAAGTCGCCGGCAGGCGGAAGAAGGCATGAATCCATTTGTGCTGGCCGGTCTCTTTCACTATGAATTCCAGTCCATCCATCCTTTCTCCGATGGCAACGGGCGCGTGGGCAGAATACTGACTACCTTTCTCGCCCGGCAGGGTTGGGACTCGGAGGATTTCTATCTGGCTCCCGCCCTTCGCAAGGCGGGCAGTGCCTATTACCTCGCCCTTCGTTCCGTGCGCCGGGACTATGAAGAAGAAGCCGGCATCCAGTCCTGGCTGGAACCCTTTCTCGGCTTTTGCATGCAAGCCCTCGATGATGAATTCCTTCCCGGAGCGTGGCCATGA
- a CDS encoding HU family DNA-binding protein, which yields MTKSDLINAVWNHKCLTSEVTKKSVSEVIDCTFEVMSKTIKKEKRFSYPGFGTWTVRRRKARMGRNPQTGEAIKISASKTVGFKPASYLKSSL from the coding sequence ATGACCAAGTCTGATCTGATCAATGCTGTCTGGAATCACAAGTGTCTCACCAGCGAGGTGACCAAGAAGTCCGTCTCCGAAGTGATCGACTGCACCTTTGAGGTGATGAGCAAGACCATCAAGAAGGAGAAGCGTTTCTCCTATCCCGGCTTCGGCACCTGGACGGTCCGTCGTCGCAAGGCTCGCATGGGCCGCAACCCCCAGACGGGTGAGGCGATCAAGATTTCCGCGAGCAAGACGGTCGGCTTCAAGCCTGCCAGCTATCTGAAGAGCAGCCTCTAG